From the Oncorhynchus nerka isolate Pitt River linkage group LG20, Oner_Uvic_2.0, whole genome shotgun sequence genome, one window contains:
- the urod gene encoding uroporphyrinogen decarboxylase isoform X1, whose amino-acid sequence MDKDDLILPKDFPKLKNDAFLLACRGQETPHVPVWCMRQAGRYLPEFRESRAGKDFFATCRSPSACCELTLQPLRRFPFDAAIIFSDILVIPQAMGMDVQMVAGKGPTFPEPLKEPEDLLLLQSKVDVNKELDYVFKAITLTRHKLEGKVPLIGFTGAPWTLMAYMIEGGGSTTQSKAKRWLYRHPEASHQLLKMLTDIIVEYLLGQVAAGAQALQVFESHAGCLGPAEFQEFSLPYLRDIARKVKDQLKESGQDVPMIVFAKDGHYGLEDLSQSHYEVVGLDWTIDPRSARERTGGKVSLQGNMDPCALYAPKERIYEIVKKMLEGFGTRGYIANLGHGLYPDMDPENVGAFVEAVHTHSRHLLNLK is encoded by the exons ATGGACAAGGACGAtttaatact CCCTAAAGACTTCCCCAAGCTGAAGAATGATGCATTCCTTCTTGCATGCCGTGGCCAAGAAACCCCTCATGTGCCTGTGTGGTGTATGAGACAGGCTGGACGTTACCTACCAG AGTTCCGTGAGTCCAGAGCGGGAAAGGACTTCTTTGCAACATGTCGATCACCTTCAGCCTGCTGTGAACTCACTCTCCAG CCATTGAGACGTTTCCCATTTGATGCTGCTATCATCTTCTCAGACATCCTGGTTATCCCACAG GCCATGGGTATGGATGTCCAGATGGTGGCAGGAAAGGGCCCTACTTTCCCAGAGCCCTTAAAGGAGCCAGAGGACCTGCTGCTCCTGCAGTCCAAGGTGGATGTCAACAAGGAGCTGGATTACGTCTTCAAGGCCATTACACTGACGCGCCACAAACTGGAAGGCAAGGTCCCTCTCATCGGCTTCACTGGTGCCCCG TGGACCCTGATGGCCTATATGATTGAGGGGGGAGGCTCAACAACCCAATCCAAGGCTAAGCGCTGGCTGTACCGTCACCCTGAAGCCAGCCACCAGCTGTTAAAGATGCTGACTGACATCATAGTGGAGTACCTGCTGGGACAGGTGGCTGCTGGAGCACAG GCCTTGCAGGTGTTTGAGTCCCATGCTGGCTGTCTGGGCCCAGCGGAGTTCCAGGAGTTCTCCCTGCCCTACCTCCGAGACATCGCCCGTAAGGTCAAGGATCAGCTGAAGGAGTCAGGCCAGGATGTCCCCATG ATTGTGTTTGCCAAGGACGGCCACTATGGTCTGGAGGACCTGTCTCAGTCCCACTATGAGGTTGTTGGTTTGGATTGGACCATTGACCCTCGCTCAGCGCG GGAGCGAACTGGAGGAAAGGTTAGCCTCCAGGGGAACATGGACCCCTGTGCGCTATATGCCCCCAAA GAGCGTATATATGAGATAGTGAAAAAGATGCTGGAAGGCTTTGGCACCAGAGGGTACATTGCCAACCTGGGCCACGGGCTGTACCCTGACATGGACCCGGAGAACGTGGGTGCCTTCGTAGAAGCTGTCCACACTCACTCTCGCCACCTCCTCAACCTCAAGTAA
- the urod gene encoding uroporphyrinogen decarboxylase isoform X2 yields the protein MDKDDLILPKDFPKLKNDAFLLACRGQETPHVPVWCMRQAGRYLPEFRESRAGKDFFATCRSPSACCELTLQPLRRFPFDAAIIFSDILVIPQAMGMDVQMVAGKGPTFPEPLKEPEDLLLLQSKVDVNKELDYVFKAITLTRHKLEGKVPLIGFTGAPWTLMAYMIEGGGSTTQSKAKRWLYRHPEASHQLLKMLTDIIVEYLLGQVAAGAQALQVFESHAGCLGPAEFQEFSLPYLRDIARKVKDQLKESGQDVPMIVFAKDGHYGLEDLSQSHYEVVGLDWTIDPRSARSVYMR from the exons ATGGACAAGGACGAtttaatact CCCTAAAGACTTCCCCAAGCTGAAGAATGATGCATTCCTTCTTGCATGCCGTGGCCAAGAAACCCCTCATGTGCCTGTGTGGTGTATGAGACAGGCTGGACGTTACCTACCAG AGTTCCGTGAGTCCAGAGCGGGAAAGGACTTCTTTGCAACATGTCGATCACCTTCAGCCTGCTGTGAACTCACTCTCCAG CCATTGAGACGTTTCCCATTTGATGCTGCTATCATCTTCTCAGACATCCTGGTTATCCCACAG GCCATGGGTATGGATGTCCAGATGGTGGCAGGAAAGGGCCCTACTTTCCCAGAGCCCTTAAAGGAGCCAGAGGACCTGCTGCTCCTGCAGTCCAAGGTGGATGTCAACAAGGAGCTGGATTACGTCTTCAAGGCCATTACACTGACGCGCCACAAACTGGAAGGCAAGGTCCCTCTCATCGGCTTCACTGGTGCCCCG TGGACCCTGATGGCCTATATGATTGAGGGGGGAGGCTCAACAACCCAATCCAAGGCTAAGCGCTGGCTGTACCGTCACCCTGAAGCCAGCCACCAGCTGTTAAAGATGCTGACTGACATCATAGTGGAGTACCTGCTGGGACAGGTGGCTGCTGGAGCACAG GCCTTGCAGGTGTTTGAGTCCCATGCTGGCTGTCTGGGCCCAGCGGAGTTCCAGGAGTTCTCCCTGCCCTACCTCCGAGACATCGCCCGTAAGGTCAAGGATCAGCTGAAGGAGTCAGGCCAGGATGTCCCCATG ATTGTGTTTGCCAAGGACGGCCACTATGGTCTGGAGGACCTGTCTCAGTCCCACTATGAGGTTGTTGGTTTGGATTGGACCATTGACCCTCGCTCAGCGCG GAGCGTATATATGAGATAG